The proteins below come from a single bacterium BMS3Abin14 genomic window:
- the algA gene encoding alginate biosynthesis protein AlgA, with product MGDLFALILAGGSGTRLWPLSRRYSPKQLLSLADEGGLSLLQDTVRRLESRVASDRMVIVTSHGLRPEIKRQISDYLAPAADNCLIVGEPSGRNTAPAILLGAMLIQRRDSDAVVIVAPADHIIQDPGAFGRALDTAEKAAAAGSIVTFGIPPLRPETGYGYIQAGEKMNGCFVVEKFEEKPTLERAENFLEKGDYLWNSGMFCFTASTIIDEARRYLPEMMTALEMVELESLSGLERAYDELEAISIDHGVMEKTRKAVVVPLSAGWSDVGSWDSLYEIGSRDADGNLIRGDVMAFDTSGSLLVGSGKMLAVTGMKDVIVVDAEDALLICPRGESQDVRKIVGRLDEEGRTEHLMHPTVQKPWGSYRVLEEGSGYLVKRITVDPGQKLSLQMHRHRSEHWVVVAGRALVTVGEETTVQEVNEKTFIPTQTRHRLENAGPESLNIIEVQLGDVISEDDIVRFEDIYGRIHDRR from the coding sequence ATGGGCGATCTTTTCGCACTCATACTCGCCGGAGGTTCCGGAACACGACTCTGGCCTTTGAGCAGGCGTTATTCCCCGAAACAGCTTCTTAGCCTCGCCGACGAGGGCGGACTGTCCCTCCTGCAGGATACCGTCAGGCGCCTGGAATCGAGGGTCGCTTCGGACAGGATGGTTATTGTAACCTCCCATGGGCTTCGCCCCGAGATCAAGAGGCAGATTTCGGATTATCTCGCCCCCGCCGCCGACAATTGCCTCATTGTCGGTGAGCCGTCGGGGCGCAACACGGCGCCCGCCATCCTCCTGGGGGCGATGCTGATTCAAAGGAGGGATTCGGACGCCGTCGTCATTGTCGCTCCGGCCGACCACATAATCCAGGACCCGGGGGCATTCGGACGGGCGCTGGATACCGCCGAAAAAGCCGCCGCCGCGGGGTCCATTGTCACCTTCGGAATCCCTCCCTTGCGGCCGGAAACCGGTTACGGCTATATCCAGGCCGGCGAGAAGATGAACGGCTGCTTTGTTGTGGAAAAGTTTGAGGAAAAACCAACGCTTGAGAGAGCAGAGAACTTCCTGGAAAAGGGCGATTACCTCTGGAACAGCGGCATGTTCTGTTTTACGGCTTCCACCATCATAGATGAGGCGAGACGATACCTGCCGGAAATGATGACGGCCCTTGAAATGGTGGAGCTGGAGTCCCTTTCCGGCCTCGAACGCGCCTACGATGAATTAGAGGCCATCTCCATAGACCATGGGGTCATGGAGAAAACCCGAAAGGCCGTGGTGGTCCCCCTCTCAGCCGGCTGGAGCGATGTGGGAAGCTGGGATTCCCTGTACGAGATCGGGAGCAGGGACGCCGACGGGAACCTTATCCGGGGCGACGTCATGGCGTTCGACACATCGGGCAGCCTTCTGGTGGGGAGCGGAAAGATGCTGGCCGTCACGGGGATGAAGGATGTCATCGTCGTGGATGCCGAGGACGCACTTCTCATCTGTCCCAGGGGTGAGTCGCAGGACGTGAGAAAGATCGTCGGACGCCTGGATGAGGAAGGGAGGACGGAGCATCTCATGCACCCCACGGTCCAAAAACCGTGGGGATCCTACAGGGTCCTGGAGGAGGGGAGCGGTTACCTCGTCAAGAGAATAACCGTTGACCCGGGACAGAAACTGAGCCTTCAGATGCATCGGCACCGAAGCGAGCACTGGGTCGTCGTTGCCGGCAGGGCACTGGTTACGGTGGGTGAGGAGACAACGGTCCAGGAGGTCAACGAGAAAACCTTCATCCCCACGCAGACCCGGCATCGCCTCGAAAATGCCGGCCCGGAGTCCCTGAACATCATCGAGGTGCAGCTTGGGGATGTCATCAGCGAGGATGACATCGTCAGGTTCGAGGATATCTATGGAAGGATCCATGACCGGCGCTGA
- the algC gene encoding phosphomannomutase/phosphoglucomutase: MEGSMTGADFPQHIFRAYDIRGTYETEVTDSISFAIGWAFGRMIRERVETSSPLVSVGMDARLHSPALKDAFMSGLHLAGCRIMDLGLCPSPLTYYSAFKLGPDAFAMITASHNPPEDNGFKLGIGRDTIHSEDMQLLGRMARSAPPFAPAEVTPEVEEIDIISLYVEEIVGRFTDLPEILTDIGRPVKIVIDSGNGTAGPVLPEIMRRLGFEIVEMFSEPDGRFPNHHPDPTLPEAMEALREAIRAAGADVGVALDGDADRIGLLDENGNVIWGDMLLLILARDIIEAAGGRGGDEHPLIISEVKASQVLYDEVEKYGGSALMWKTGHSLIKAKMKETGAALAGEVSGHLFFADRYYGYDDGLYAAVRLAEVYARSLASGKITSFSQLLDGVPKVFNTPEIRIPCPETEKTRIISRVAEALARHKKDNEKPAVRRIVDIDGVRAVFDGGWGLVRFSNTQPVLVMRFEARDQPLLDSYQSFFRHILAEVTERSP, translated from the coding sequence ATGGAAGGATCCATGACCGGCGCTGATTTTCCACAGCATATTTTCAGGGCCTACGATATCCGCGGGACCTATGAAACGGAGGTCACGGACAGCATCTCCTTCGCGATCGGATGGGCTTTCGGCCGCATGATCCGGGAGCGGGTTGAGACCTCATCACCACTCGTTTCAGTTGGAATGGACGCACGCCTCCATTCCCCTGCTCTTAAAGATGCCTTTATGTCCGGCCTCCATCTTGCTGGATGCAGAATAATGGACCTGGGCCTGTGCCCGTCCCCGCTGACCTACTACTCGGCGTTTAAACTTGGCCCTGATGCGTTTGCCATGATAACGGCGAGCCACAATCCACCCGAGGATAACGGTTTTAAACTCGGCATAGGAAGGGACACGATCCACTCAGAGGACATGCAACTTCTGGGTCGGATGGCGCGATCAGCCCCGCCCTTTGCACCCGCGGAGGTTACACCAGAGGTCGAGGAGATTGATATTATCTCCCTTTACGTGGAGGAGATCGTCGGGAGGTTTACGGACCTTCCGGAGATTCTCACGGATATAGGCAGACCGGTGAAGATCGTAATCGATTCCGGGAACGGAACCGCCGGTCCGGTCCTTCCGGAGATAATGAGGAGGCTGGGCTTCGAGATCGTAGAGATGTTCAGCGAGCCCGATGGACGATTTCCAAACCACCACCCCGATCCGACCCTTCCGGAGGCCATGGAGGCCCTCAGAGAGGCCATACGGGCGGCCGGAGCGGACGTGGGTGTTGCCCTGGACGGCGATGCCGACCGCATAGGGCTGCTGGATGAGAATGGAAACGTCATCTGGGGGGATATGCTCCTTCTTATCCTCGCCAGGGACATAATCGAGGCAGCCGGCGGCAGGGGAGGGGATGAACATCCTCTCATCATCTCTGAGGTAAAGGCATCCCAGGTTCTTTACGACGAGGTTGAGAAATATGGGGGCAGTGCCCTGATGTGGAAAACGGGCCATTCGCTCATCAAGGCAAAGATGAAGGAAACCGGAGCTGCACTGGCCGGGGAGGTGAGCGGCCATCTCTTTTTTGCGGACAGGTATTACGGATATGACGACGGGCTTTATGCTGCTGTCAGGCTGGCGGAGGTGTACGCAAGATCACTCGCCTCCGGAAAAATTACATCATTTTCCCAACTTCTCGATGGTGTTCCGAAGGTGTTTAACACACCGGAAATTCGCATCCCGTGCCCTGAGACGGAAAAAACCCGGATTATCTCCAGGGTCGCAGAGGCGCTGGCTCGTCATAAAAAGGATAACGAAAAGCCGGCCGTTCGCAGGATCGTTGATATTGACGGTGTCAGAGCCGTTTTCGACGGGGGATGGGGCCTTGTTCGTTTCAGCAATACCCAGCCGGTCCTGGTGATGAGGTTCGAGGCCCGGGATCAGCCCCTTCTGGATTCCTACCAATCGTTTTTCCGTCATATCCTGGCGGAGGTAACGGAGAGGAGCCCATGA